Proteins from a single region of Pseudomonadota bacterium:
- a CDS encoding TIGR01244 family sulfur transferase codes for MDIRTVTESFAVSPQIKVSDVGAIADAGFSVIICNRPDEEEHGQPTVADIEAAARDAGLDFHHLPIASGMFGPQHVAQMESLLDSADGGVLAYCRSGTRSIMLWAFQEIRKRPRDEVLNDAAAAGYDLSQQL; via the coding sequence GTGGACATCCGAACCGTCACGGAGAGCTTTGCAGTCAGCCCTCAGATCAAGGTGTCCGATGTGGGAGCAATCGCTGACGCGGGCTTCTCAGTCATTATCTGCAATCGTCCAGATGAGGAGGAGCACGGCCAGCCGACAGTTGCTGATATCGAAGCAGCCGCCCGCGACGCTGGGCTCGACTTCCATCATCTGCCCATAGCATCCGGCATGTTCGGACCGCAGCACGTTGCACAGATGGAGAGTCTGCTGGATTCCGCAGATGGTGGGGTTCTTGCCTATTGTCGTTCAGGGACCCGTTCCATCATGCTCTGGGCGTTTCAGGAAATCCGCAAGCGGCCTCGTGATGAGGTTCTAAATGATGCCGCTGCGGCTGGTTACGATTTGTCTCAACAGCTTTGA
- a CDS encoding CoA-acylating methylmalonate-semialdehyde dehydrogenase: protein MTSISHFIDGAPVPSSGETQPVFNPATGETPSDVALGGEREVAAAVAAAKKAFPAWASTPVLRRARILDRFKTILWDRMDELAETISREHGKTHDDALGEVTRGIEVVEFAVGAPHLLKGEFSENVGSGVDSYGLRQPLGVVAGITPFNFPAMVPLWMFPIAMVAGNTFVLKPSERDPSASMTLAAWLKEAGLPDGVFNVVHGGKPAVDAILTHPDIKAVSFVGSTPIAQYIYSTGTANGKRVQALGGAKNHMVIMPDADLDMAASALMGAAFGSAGERCMAISVAVPVTDQVADALVERLAPKIEALKIGPHTDREAEMGPLVTADHLAKVKGYVDQGEQEGAKIVVDGRPFNQTAQGYENGFYMGGTLIDHVTPDMSIWKEEIFGPVLSIARRNSYQDAVDLIHEHSYANGVAVFTRDGDVARGFVDEIEVGMVGVNVPIPVPMAFHSFGGWKASMFGDHAMYGSEGFRFYTRLKTVTARWPTGMRTDPEFTMPTLG from the coding sequence ATGACATCAATCTCACACTTCATCGATGGAGCCCCGGTACCCAGCTCCGGTGAAACGCAGCCGGTTTTCAATCCCGCGACTGGCGAAACCCCGAGCGACGTTGCGCTTGGCGGCGAGCGGGAAGTGGCTGCTGCCGTCGCTGCCGCGAAAAAAGCTTTTCCCGCCTGGGCATCAACACCAGTTCTGCGGCGTGCGCGTATCCTCGACCGCTTCAAGACCATCTTATGGGATCGCATGGATGAGCTTGCTGAGACGATCTCCCGCGAGCACGGCAAGACCCATGATGATGCACTCGGGGAGGTTACGCGCGGCATAGAGGTCGTCGAATTTGCCGTCGGAGCACCCCATCTTCTGAAGGGCGAATTTTCTGAAAATGTCGGGTCGGGGGTGGATAGCTATGGTCTTCGCCAACCGCTGGGCGTTGTCGCCGGCATCACCCCGTTCAATTTCCCAGCCATGGTTCCGCTTTGGATGTTCCCGATTGCCATGGTGGCGGGCAACACTTTTGTCCTCAAGCCATCCGAGCGTGACCCGTCTGCCTCAATGACCCTCGCGGCCTGGCTCAAGGAAGCGGGACTTCCCGACGGCGTCTTTAATGTCGTGCATGGCGGCAAGCCCGCTGTTGATGCAATTCTGACGCATCCAGACATCAAGGCTGTTTCGTTCGTCGGTTCGACGCCTATCGCACAGTACATCTACAGCACCGGTACAGCCAATGGGAAACGGGTCCAGGCATTGGGCGGTGCCAAGAACCACATGGTCATCATGCCCGATGCCGATCTGGACATGGCGGCTTCAGCGCTGATGGGTGCAGCTTTCGGTTCTGCTGGTGAGCGCTGTATGGCGATCTCCGTGGCGGTCCCGGTGACCGACCAGGTCGCCGACGCATTGGTCGAACGGCTCGCTCCTAAGATCGAAGCGCTCAAGATTGGGCCGCACACCGATCGCGAGGCCGAGATGGGCCCGTTGGTCACCGCCGATCACCTTGCGAAGGTCAAGGGTTATGTGGATCAGGGCGAACAAGAGGGCGCGAAGATTGTTGTCGATGGGCGCCCGTTCAATCAGACCGCACAAGGCTACGAAAATGGCTTCTACATGGGCGGGACGCTGATTGATCATGTCACGCCAGACATGTCGATCTGGAAGGAAGAGATCTTTGGTCCCGTTCTTTCGATTGCTCGACGAAACAGCTACCAGGACGCCGTTGATCTGATCCACGAGCATAGCTACGCCAACGGTGTGGCGGTTTTTACGCGTGATGGCGATGTTGCCCGCGGCTTCGTCGACGAGATCGAGGTCGGTATGGTTGGCGTCAACGTGCCGATCCCCGTCCCGATGGCTTTTCATTCATTTGGTGGCTGGAAAGCATCCATGTTCGGCGACCACGCGATGTATGGTTCTGAAGGCTTTCGCTTCTACACGCGCCTGAAGACGGTCACGGCGCGCTGGCCCACCGGCATGCGGACCGATCCGGAGTTCACCATGCCAACTCTGGGCTAG
- the purU gene encoding formyltetrahydrofolate deformylase, with protein sequence MTSPTVSDLILTISCADRKGIVGAVGASITAQDCNIVESAQFFDQGSGGFFMRVRLTPPDQHGPEAFARGFEPVATAYGMTFKVTDVSKKPRVILMVSKTGHCLNDLLYRWQVGQLEMDLVAVVSNHETWRRRVEAEGICFVHLPISAHNKLEQEATLEALMEAERVDLVVLARYMQILSPELAERHAGKIINIHHSFLPSFKGARPYQRAHERGVKLIGATAHYVTADLDEGPIIEQDVTRVDHAMTSAEFVAAGRDVESQVLARAVRSHLEQRILINGSKTIVFR encoded by the coding sequence ATGACATCACCGACCGTTTCCGACCTGATCCTGACGATTTCGTGCGCCGATCGCAAAGGTATCGTCGGCGCTGTCGGCGCATCAATTACGGCGCAAGACTGCAACATCGTCGAGAGCGCTCAGTTTTTTGATCAAGGTTCGGGCGGCTTTTTCATGCGGGTTCGCCTGACGCCGCCAGATCAGCACGGACCTGAAGCGTTTGCCCGGGGCTTCGAACCGGTCGCGACTGCCTATGGAATGACGTTCAAAGTCACCGACGTCTCGAAGAAGCCACGGGTCATCCTGATGGTTTCAAAGACCGGCCACTGCCTCAATGACCTGCTGTACCGTTGGCAGGTCGGGCAGCTGGAGATGGATCTGGTTGCGGTTGTCTCAAACCACGAGACGTGGCGCAGGCGGGTCGAAGCCGAAGGCATTTGCTTCGTTCATCTTCCGATTTCGGCGCACAACAAGCTGGAGCAGGAGGCGACGCTCGAAGCGTTAATGGAAGCCGAGCGCGTCGACCTTGTGGTGCTCGCCCGCTACATGCAGATACTGTCCCCGGAGCTTGCCGAGCGCCATGCGGGCAAGATCATCAACATCCATCACTCATTTCTGCCCAGCTTCAAGGGTGCGCGGCCGTATCAACGGGCGCATGAGCGTGGCGTGAAGCTCATCGGGGCTACGGCCCACTACGTGACGGCAGACCTCGATGAGGGACCAATTATCGAACAGGACGTCACCCGCGTTGACCACGCCATGACCTCTGCCGAGTTCGTCGCCGCCGGGCGCGACGTTGAAAGCCAAGTCCTTGCGAGGGCCGTTCGTTCGCATCTCGAACAGCGGATTCTGATCAACGGTAGCAAGACTATCGTGTTTCGCTGA
- a CDS encoding response regulator, which yields MTVIILEDDPAVCDAIATFVKQMGYPICTYHDAESFFAAPVPGGEDMVIVDIGLPGIDGTRVIDWLNALADPPRVLAITGQSQTAIREFLEGMPRVDLLRKPLSANELAIYF from the coding sequence GTGACTGTTATCATACTCGAAGATGATCCTGCGGTGTGCGATGCGATCGCCACGTTCGTCAAACAGATGGGCTACCCCATCTGCACCTATCATGATGCAGAGAGCTTCTTCGCGGCGCCCGTCCCGGGTGGAGAAGACATGGTTATCGTCGATATTGGGCTTCCTGGCATCGACGGAACGCGGGTGATCGATTGGCTCAACGCTCTTGCTGATCCTCCACGCGTGTTGGCCATCACAGGCCAATCACAGACCGCGATCCGCGAATTTCTGGAAGGCATGCCGCGGGTCGATCTCCTGCGCAAGCCGCTTTCGGCCAACGAGCTGGCGATCTACTTCTAA
- a CDS encoding response regulator, with translation MARSMNAENAVFIVDDDPAVRDALSVVFSLEGFDVETFDCGDAFLGALPNLPQACVLLDVHMPGRSGMEILKSISPDTYRAPVFIISGQGDIPMAVSAVKSGAFDFIEKPFDAETVVQRVREGIKTVKARLENDQANVVEHPDLQLLTPREREVLEQITAGASNKEAGRTLGISPRTIEVHRARIMEKLGAKNAADLVRIVLSGSMTTGDDAR, from the coding sequence CCCGCTCAATGAATGCCGAGAACGCCGTTTTCATCGTTGATGATGACCCAGCAGTTCGCGATGCGCTGTCCGTGGTTTTCTCGCTTGAAGGGTTCGATGTCGAAACCTTCGATTGCGGTGATGCATTCCTCGGCGCTCTGCCGAACCTCCCGCAGGCATGCGTCCTTCTCGACGTTCATATGCCCGGACGATCTGGGATGGAGATACTCAAATCGATCAGCCCCGATACATACAGGGCGCCGGTCTTCATCATCTCCGGCCAGGGCGATATCCCGATGGCAGTCTCTGCGGTCAAATCAGGCGCGTTTGACTTCATCGAAAAGCCGTTCGATGCCGAGACCGTTGTCCAGCGGGTTCGTGAGGGTATCAAGACGGTGAAGGCTCGCCTGGAAAACGATCAGGCAAACGTCGTCGAGCACCCCGATCTGCAATTGCTCACGCCTCGTGAGCGTGAAGTTCTCGAGCAGATTACCGCCGGCGCATCAAACAAGGAAGCCGGTCGCACCTTGGGTATCTCGCCAAGGACGATCGAAGTGCACCGAGCACGCATTATGGAAAAGCTCGGCGCCAAAAACGCTGCAGATCTTGTCCGGATCGTCTTGTCTGGGTCGATGACAACAGGTGACGACGCTCGCTAG
- a CDS encoding TIGR02594 family protein, with product MSDPLWLEQAQLHLGTKEWAGARHNPAIVAFFKLAGFPGFRDDETPWCAAFANAVLKQAGHVGTGKLTARSFLKWGRALYTPERGAVAVFRRGRSTWQGHVGFVVGSTATHLDILGGNQSDAVTCSAYPRSKLLGLRWPASVPTQTELRTKSFLNQETRP from the coding sequence ATGAGCGATCCCCTGTGGCTCGAACAGGCCCAACTCCACCTGGGCACCAAGGAATGGGCAGGCGCGCGCCACAACCCCGCGATTGTGGCGTTCTTTAAGCTGGCCGGCTTTCCTGGGTTTCGCGACGACGAGACCCCGTGGTGCGCGGCCTTTGCAAATGCGGTCCTGAAGCAGGCCGGCCATGTTGGGACCGGCAAACTGACGGCGCGCTCATTCCTAAAATGGGGACGCGCCTTGTATACGCCCGAGCGCGGTGCGGTCGCGGTCTTCCGCCGTGGGCGATCAACGTGGCAAGGCCATGTTGGTTTCGTGGTCGGATCAACGGCCACACATCTCGATATTCTGGGTGGCAACCAATCCGACGCCGTGACGTGCAGCGCGTATCCACGCTCGAAGCTGCTCGGTTTGCGCTGGCCGGCGAGCGTTCCTACCCAAACCGAACTGCGGACAAAAAGCTTTCTGAACCAGGAGACTCGTCCATGA
- a CDS encoding AbrB family transcriptional regulator gives MKAIGWHPKRFLAAFRRGRWTWATLITGAAGGGLMALTGLPGAWITGSMLAVASAALSGMPTRLPVPLVSVAFVCIGVSMGAGVTPETLARLPSWPVSLALVAVSVPIIAGAIFFFLTRRAKWDAPTAMLSALPGALSFLLALAPSTKADIPRVATLQSTRVAMLVAVLPVAAVWLSDPAPAQVAETLLIGLDGALLLAVGGIGAAILAHLLSVPAGLLVGGLAASAALHGFGLINGVIPEVVTVCGFVVLGTMIGTRFLSVTWSALAGILVVSLESFAIGATIAAAMALATAAITGLEVLKLLLAFAPGGLEAMVVLAFALDLDPAFVAAHHLARFLLIALLAPLVFQRLGMMQVAQAPSGDKAIASPPQGTQMDEKRA, from the coding sequence ATGAAGGCAATCGGGTGGCACCCTAAGCGTTTTCTTGCCGCTTTTCGGCGTGGTCGTTGGACATGGGCGACGCTGATCACCGGGGCCGCCGGCGGCGGCCTGATGGCGCTTACAGGGCTGCCAGGTGCGTGGATCACCGGTTCTATGCTGGCGGTCGCATCGGCGGCATTGTCGGGAATGCCGACGCGCTTGCCGGTGCCGCTTGTCTCGGTGGCATTCGTGTGCATCGGCGTCTCGATGGGTGCGGGCGTCACACCTGAAACGCTCGCTCGGCTTCCAAGCTGGCCGGTCTCGCTGGCTTTGGTGGCGGTGTCCGTCCCGATCATTGCAGGCGCGATATTCTTCTTTCTCACCCGCCGCGCAAAGTGGGACGCCCCCACAGCCATGCTGTCGGCATTGCCCGGCGCGTTGAGTTTCCTGCTCGCGCTTGCCCCGTCCACGAAAGCCGACATACCCCGCGTCGCAACCCTGCAATCCACGCGCGTCGCTATGCTTGTTGCCGTCTTGCCTGTCGCCGCTGTCTGGTTGAGCGACCCGGCCCCAGCTCAGGTCGCGGAAACCCTGTTGATTGGGCTTGATGGGGCGTTGCTATTGGCGGTCGGTGGCATCGGTGCTGCCATTCTCGCGCATCTGTTGTCTGTACCGGCTGGACTTCTCGTGGGTGGACTTGCGGCCAGCGCTGCGTTGCACGGCTTCGGTCTGATCAATGGTGTCATCCCCGAAGTGGTCACGGTTTGTGGCTTTGTGGTGCTGGGCACCATGATCGGGACCCGTTTTTTGTCCGTTACTTGGTCCGCGCTCGCCGGCATCCTGGTTGTCTCGCTGGAAAGCTTTGCAATCGGGGCGACAATAGCTGCGGCGATGGCCCTTGCCACGGCCGCTATCACTGGCCTTGAAGTGCTGAAACTGCTGCTGGCGTTCGCTCCCGGCGGGCTGGAGGCGATGGTGGTTCTGGCCTTTGCGCTAGACCTTGATCCAGCTTTTGTTGCCGCCCATCATCTTGCGCGCTTCCTGCTGATCGCGCTCCTTGCCCCGCTTGTTTTCCAGCGCCTGGGTATGATGCAGGTGGCGCAAGCGCCCTCTGGCGACAAGGCGATCGCGTCGCCGCCGCAAGGGACCCAGATGGACGAGAAGCGGGCATAA
- a CDS encoding helix-turn-helix domain-containing protein → MPLSQLSHEVGTLDGALSGNPLPPDVGWEGLRQSRTTRQQTCEAHHMVYFEGDQAAHIYEITSGSVMLYKLLPDGRRQVVEVLGPGDLFGFNLDAYHDCSAETLVLTVLTVFNRREVEQSSAAQSHLTRCALQQVSAMHNHAVLLGRKSAYERVATFLMRFVPDRGTDSCPGPSDPNRDEGRVVLNMTRQEIADYLGLTIETVSRVISDMKRKGVIRLERHDQVVINRICSLCQLTGIHADET, encoded by the coding sequence ATGCCGCTTAGCCAGTTGAGCCATGAGGTCGGAACACTCGATGGCGCTCTGAGCGGCAACCCGTTGCCACCGGATGTCGGATGGGAGGGTTTGCGGCAGTCGCGAACAACCCGCCAGCAGACATGTGAAGCGCACCACATGGTGTACTTTGAAGGCGATCAAGCAGCCCATATCTACGAAATCACGTCGGGTTCAGTCATGCTTTACAAGCTGCTGCCGGACGGCAGGCGGCAAGTTGTGGAGGTGCTCGGTCCCGGGGACCTGTTCGGTTTCAATCTGGACGCCTACCATGATTGTTCCGCTGAAACGCTGGTCCTGACGGTTTTGACGGTTTTCAACCGGCGTGAGGTTGAGCAATCAAGTGCCGCCCAGTCGCATCTCACACGTTGCGCTTTGCAGCAGGTTTCAGCCATGCACAACCATGCGGTTTTGTTGGGCCGGAAGTCGGCTTATGAGCGCGTGGCCACCTTCCTGATGCGATTCGTACCCGACAGGGGAACCGACAGCTGCCCCGGACCAAGTGATCCTAATCGTGACGAAGGCCGCGTGGTTCTGAATATGACCCGGCAGGAAATCGCGGATTATCTCGGGCTGACGATCGAGACTGTGAGCCGGGTCATCTCCGACATGAAGCGTAAGGGCGTCATCAGGCTCGAGCGCCATGACCAAGTTGTTATCAACCGGATATGTTCCTTGTGCCAGCTGACCGGGATACACGCCGACGAGACCTAG